A region of Alteromonadaceae bacterium 2753L.S.0a.02 DNA encodes the following proteins:
- a CDS encoding D-cysteine desulfhydrase: MQSLPLPPKVKLANLPTPLRPLDRLTQQLGGPRIWIKQDELTELALSGNKVRKLEFVIADALQQGCDTLITCGGVQSNHCRATAIAAARMGLRAHLVLRGPMEGVQDGNLLLDNLAGAEISVYDGHYFVANLEAIFEHWKTKYLEQGNQPYVIPMGASNGVGVWGYLSATEEILQQASAFGFTPDALVCATGSGGTQAGLTLGCHLLNPTIEVHGIAVCDSAAYFNAKTKTDVSEWAQRYSNLFDQLPSPEDLTAELSVSSIDRYIGPGYAQGYPELFETISSLASLEGVFLDPVYTGKAFYGLIQEIKQGRFANAENIVFVHTGGIFGLYPYRNIFENRAIKY, encoded by the coding sequence ATGCAGTCGTTACCCCTTCCCCCCAAAGTAAAACTTGCCAACTTGCCTACACCACTGCGACCGTTAGACCGGTTGACTCAGCAGTTAGGTGGGCCTCGTATTTGGATCAAGCAGGACGAGCTTACCGAGCTTGCGTTATCAGGCAATAAGGTTCGCAAATTGGAATTTGTTATTGCCGATGCGCTACAGCAGGGCTGCGATACACTCATTACCTGTGGTGGCGTGCAATCCAATCATTGTCGCGCAACAGCGATTGCAGCAGCTCGTATGGGGTTACGTGCGCATTTGGTATTACGTGGCCCCATGGAAGGTGTGCAAGACGGCAATTTGTTGCTCGATAATTTGGCCGGCGCCGAAATTTCGGTTTACGACGGGCATTATTTTGTCGCAAATCTGGAAGCGATATTTGAGCACTGGAAAACCAAATATCTTGAACAGGGTAACCAGCCTTATGTGATCCCCATGGGGGCGAGCAACGGTGTGGGTGTTTGGGGCTACCTTTCTGCAACGGAAGAAATACTGCAACAAGCTTCGGCATTTGGATTTACGCCGGATGCATTGGTGTGTGCCACCGGCTCCGGTGGAACTCAGGCCGGATTGACCTTGGGTTGCCATTTATTAAATCCGACAATCGAAGTGCACGGCATTGCGGTATGCGATTCTGCGGCTTATTTCAATGCAAAGACAAAAACAGACGTAAGTGAGTGGGCACAGCGTTACTCGAACTTGTTTGATCAGTTGCCTTCACCAGAAGATTTAACAGCTGAATTATCCGTGTCGTCAATTGATCGATACATTGGGCCAGGTTACGCTCAGGGCTATCCCGAACTGTTTGAAACAATTTCAAGCCTTGCATCGTTAGAGGGCGTATTCCTCGACCCGGTGTACACAGGGAAAGCGTTCTATGGCTTAATTCAGGAAATTAAACAGGGTCGCTTCGCCAATGCTGAGAATATTGTGTTCGTGCATACCGGCGGTATTTTTGGGTTATATCCCTACCGAAATATCTTTGAGAATCGCGCAATCAAATATTAG
- a CDS encoding AGCS family alanine or glycine:cation symporter: MSDFLNSVSGVVWGPLMLALILGVGALLTLRTKFISLRKIPYAFAQLVQGRRAVGQGSIAPFNALMLSLSATIGTGNIVGVATAIGLGGPGALFWMWCSALLGMATKYGEAVCAVNFREKSETGEFVGGPMYYIKNGLGPKWMPLAIAFAVFGAIAGFGIGNTVQANSVADALQNSFGMPRMATAVVLAILVALVLLGGVRRIAEVAKHLVPFMAITYLAAGLLVIFLNLSALPEAVSLVLSSAFTPTAAQGGFAGAAIALAIQMGVARGVFSNEAGLGSAPMAHAAAATDNPVRQGTVAMLGTFIDTIIICSITGLAIVVTGVWSGDAKGAAMSQAAFSSSLPFGDKIVSLSLVIFAFTTILGWSYYGERCVEFLLGKGSIKPFRLLWVVAIFAGVFGSLKMVWIIADIMNGLMAIPNLIALIMLSGLIAKLTRDYYKSE, encoded by the coding sequence ATGTCGGATTTTCTAAATAGTGTTTCTGGTGTTGTTTGGGGGCCGCTGATGTTGGCCTTGATCCTCGGTGTCGGCGCTTTACTTACCCTTCGCACCAAATTTATCTCGCTGCGAAAAATTCCCTACGCCTTCGCCCAGTTGGTACAAGGCCGACGAGCGGTGGGACAGGGCTCAATTGCACCTTTCAACGCGCTAATGCTTTCCCTTTCAGCAACTATAGGCACAGGCAACATTGTGGGCGTTGCGACCGCTATCGGCTTGGGCGGCCCTGGAGCATTGTTTTGGATGTGGTGCAGCGCTTTGCTCGGCATGGCTACCAAATATGGCGAAGCGGTATGCGCTGTGAATTTTCGGGAAAAGAGTGAAACCGGGGAATTTGTCGGTGGCCCGATGTATTACATAAAAAATGGCCTCGGACCGAAATGGATGCCACTGGCAATTGCTTTTGCCGTATTCGGTGCGATCGCCGGTTTCGGCATTGGCAACACCGTTCAGGCAAACTCCGTTGCGGATGCGTTACAAAATTCGTTTGGCATGCCCCGCATGGCAACTGCCGTGGTGCTGGCCATTCTGGTGGCGCTTGTACTTCTGGGTGGTGTGAGGAGAATCGCTGAGGTCGCCAAGCATCTGGTGCCTTTTATGGCAATCACCTATTTAGCAGCCGGATTATTAGTCATTTTTTTGAATCTTTCTGCGTTGCCCGAAGCCGTAAGTCTTGTGCTATCTAGCGCTTTTACGCCCACGGCGGCTCAGGGTGGATTCGCAGGTGCGGCTATAGCTCTGGCGATTCAGATGGGGGTTGCACGCGGCGTATTTTCCAACGAGGCCGGCCTCGGCAGTGCACCCATGGCTCATGCCGCCGCAGCGACAGATAACCCGGTACGTCAGGGGACTGTGGCCATGCTGGGCACCTTTATCGATACCATTATTATTTGTTCCATCACGGGCCTGGCGATCGTCGTAACCGGCGTGTGGTCGGGTGATGCCAAAGGCGCCGCCATGAGCCAGGCTGCGTTCAGCTCCTCGCTTCCCTTCGGCGATAAAATTGTTTCTTTGTCATTGGTGATATTCGCGTTTACCACGATTCTGGGGTGGAGTTACTACGGCGAACGCTGTGTCGAGTTTTTGTTGGGAAAGGGCTCAATCAAACCATTTAGATTGCTTTGGGTAGTTGCCATTTTTGCAGGTGTTTTTGGTAGCTTAAAAATGGTGTGGATCATCGCGGACATTATGAACGGCCTCATGGCGATACCCAATTTAATTGCATTAATCATGTTATCGGGTTTAATCGCTAAGTTGACTCGCGACTACTATAAATCAGAATAA
- a CDS encoding 5'-nucleotidase, giving the protein MQKLVIAISSRALFDLAESHQVFENEGLEAYSKYQIEHEDDVLPPGEAFAMVQKFLRINDQLEGEPRVEVILLSRNSADTGLRVFNSINHYGLEITRAAFTGGSSPFPYIQPFSAHLFLSTDADDVRNALDHGVAAATLMTSSKQHSDNSQLRFAFDGDAVIFSDEAEQVYKTQGLEAFAKSEQQSAKTPLSGGPFKLFLAALHGLQKEFGEKQCPIRTALVTARSAPAHERVIRTLRAWNIRIDESLFLGGLSKGAFLKAYGADVFFDDQQSHCQSARDHVATGHVPHGIANQPSLVAAGEQGKFNPDNQ; this is encoded by the coding sequence GTGCAAAAACTCGTTATCGCAATCTCCTCGCGTGCATTGTTCGATTTGGCTGAGAGTCATCAGGTGTTCGAGAATGAGGGGCTGGAAGCCTACTCCAAATATCAAATCGAACACGAAGATGACGTGCTTCCCCCAGGTGAAGCCTTTGCCATGGTACAGAAGTTTTTACGTATCAATGACCAACTCGAGGGAGAGCCTCGCGTTGAGGTGATTCTGTTATCTCGCAACAGCGCAGATACCGGTCTGCGTGTGTTTAATTCGATCAACCACTACGGCTTGGAAATTACACGTGCAGCATTCACCGGCGGCTCAAGTCCATTCCCCTACATTCAGCCATTTAGTGCTCACCTTTTTTTAAGTACCGATGCCGATGACGTGCGCAACGCCTTAGACCACGGTGTGGCAGCCGCAACTCTAATGACTTCCTCGAAACAGCACAGTGACAATTCACAGCTGCGCTTCGCCTTCGATGGTGATGCGGTGATCTTTTCCGATGAGGCTGAACAGGTTTATAAAACGCAGGGCTTGGAAGCCTTTGCCAAAAGCGAACAGCAATCCGCAAAAACCCCATTGAGCGGCGGGCCTTTTAAATTGTTTCTGGCGGCTTTGCACGGCCTGCAAAAAGAATTTGGTGAGAAGCAATGCCCGATTCGCACCGCTCTGGTGACTGCGCGTTCCGCGCCGGCTCATGAGCGAGTTATTCGTACCTTGAGGGCCTGGAATATTCGCATTGATGAATCGTTATTTCTGGGGGGCTTGAGTAAGGGCGCCTTTTTAAAAGCTTACGGCGCAGATGTTTTTTTTGATGATCAACAAAGCCATTGCCAGTCGGCACGGGATCACGTTGCAACCGGTCATGTGCCACATGGAATTGCCAATCAACCCAGCCTAGTGGCCGCTGGAGAACAAGGCAAATTTAACCCCGATAACCAATAA
- a CDS encoding LysR family cys regulon transcriptional activator: protein MKLQQLRYIWEVAHHELNVSATAQSLYTSQPGISKQIRLLEDELGVEIFSRSGKHLTRITPAGEAILRTAGEILRKVESIKQVAQEFSNERKGSLSIATTHTQARYALPKVIGGFIEKYPDVSLHMHQGTPMQISEMAADGSVDFAIATEALELFSDLIMLPCYRWNRCILVPRNHPLCQVSQLTLEDVAKHPIVTYVFGFTGRSKLDEAFMERGLAPKVVFTAADADVIKTYVRLGLGIGIVARMAYDEEADSDLVALDAKHLFRSSTTKIGFRRGTFLRGFMYEFIEEFAPHLTKDLVSEAFNRHSKVELDELFKHVELPEH from the coding sequence ATGAAACTGCAGCAGTTGCGCTATATATGGGAAGTTGCACATCACGAACTTAATGTGTCGGCAACCGCCCAAAGTCTATACACGTCTCAGCCTGGCATCAGCAAGCAAATTCGTTTGCTCGAAGATGAACTCGGTGTTGAGATATTCTCCCGCAGCGGTAAGCACCTTACGCGAATCACTCCGGCAGGCGAGGCAATATTACGCACCGCTGGTGAGATACTGCGCAAAGTCGAAAGCATAAAACAGGTGGCTCAGGAGTTTAGCAATGAGCGCAAGGGTAGCCTGTCGATCGCCACGACGCACACTCAGGCACGTTATGCTTTGCCGAAGGTGATTGGCGGTTTCATCGAGAAATACCCGGATGTATCCCTACACATGCATCAAGGCACACCGATGCAGATTTCTGAAATGGCGGCCGATGGCTCGGTGGATTTTGCGATTGCCACAGAAGCGTTGGAGCTGTTCAGTGACTTAATTATGCTGCCGTGCTATCGCTGGAACCGCTGTATTCTGGTGCCCAGAAATCATCCCCTTTGTCAGGTGTCGCAGTTAACCCTGGAGGATGTGGCCAAACACCCAATTGTTACCTACGTATTCGGATTTACCGGGCGTTCCAAGTTGGATGAAGCTTTTATGGAGCGAGGTCTGGCACCGAAGGTGGTGTTCACCGCCGCAGATGCCGATGTGATCAAAACGTATGTGCGTCTGGGTTTAGGTATCGGTATTGTGGCCCGAATGGCGTACGATGAAGAAGCGGACAGTGATCTGGTTGCTTTGGATGCAAAACATCTGTTCCGTTCCAGTACCACAAAGATTGGTTTTCGTCGCGGTACTTTCTTGCGGGGCTTTATGTACGAGTTTATCGAGGAGTTTGCGCCGCATCTCACCAAAGATTTGGTCAGCGAAGCGTTTAATCGCCATTCCAAGGTGGAGCTCGACGAGCTGTTTAAACACGTCGAGTTGCCGGAACACTAA
- a CDS encoding phosphoadenosine phosphosulfate reductase → MAPLSPVISLARVSIFKPNNALVFLPALKRLKAFIDEIMNDSIDLVDLDKQLQNAEPQDILAHAIQQHENIAISFSGAEDVALVDMAVRLKPGIQVFCLDTGRLHPATYQFIDRVKKHYDIDLQILFPDAEAVQALVNEKGMFSFYEDTHKECCAIRKVGPLRKKLLTLDAWVTGQRKDQSPGTRASIPVIQNDRVFARQGETLTKYNPVVNWTSKQVWDYIRNNDVPYNLLHDQGYISIGCEPCTRPTGPGQHEREGRWWWEEETKKECGLHR, encoded by the coding sequence ATGGCACCATTATCACCTGTTATAAGCTTAGCGCGTGTCAGTATTTTTAAACCTAATAACGCTCTGGTATTCTTGCCCGCCCTAAAACGTTTGAAAGCCTTCATTGACGAAATTATGAACGATTCCATTGATTTAGTAGACCTGGATAAACAGCTACAGAACGCAGAGCCTCAAGACATTCTCGCGCATGCGATACAGCAACATGAAAATATCGCAATATCCTTTAGTGGTGCTGAAGATGTTGCGCTGGTCGATATGGCGGTGCGCCTCAAACCCGGAATTCAGGTATTCTGCCTCGATACCGGCCGCCTCCACCCGGCCACCTATCAGTTTATCGATCGCGTGAAAAAACACTACGACATCGACCTCCAAATTCTCTTCCCCGATGCCGAAGCAGTGCAGGCCCTGGTTAACGAAAAGGGGATGTTTAGTTTTTATGAAGACACCCACAAAGAATGCTGCGCTATTCGTAAAGTGGGGCCGCTCCGTAAAAAGCTTCTCACGCTGGATGCCTGGGTTACCGGGCAGCGTAAAGATCAAAGCCCGGGCACGCGGGCCAGCATTCCCGTTATCCAGAATGACCGCGTGTTTGCTCGCCAGGGTGAAACTCTCACCAAATACAACCCGGTGGTGAATTGGACTTCCAAGCAGGTTTGGGATTACATTCGCAATAATGACGTACCCTACAATTTATTGCATGATCAGGGTTATATATCGATTGGCTGTGAACCCTGCACACGCCCAACCGGCCCAGGCCAACACGAACGCGAAGGCCGCTGGTGGTGGGAAGAGGAAACAAAAAAGGAATGCGGTCTGCATCGTTAA
- a CDS encoding phosphoserine phosphatase → MELACLDLEGVLIPEIWIAFSEKTGIEALKATTRDIPDYDELMTMRLGELDKAGLGLNEIQEVIATLSPLPGAAEFLNWLRERFQVVILSDTFYEFAGPLMAQLGYPTLLCHKLTVDDSGKVVDYNLRQANPKRQAICAFKTMYYRTIAAGDSYNDTTMLSEADAGILFSAPQNVIDEFPQFPAVHTYEDLKQAFVNASIRKLEV, encoded by the coding sequence GTGGAACTGGCGTGTCTTGACCTTGAAGGCGTACTAATCCCCGAAATCTGGATCGCTTTTTCGGAGAAAACCGGCATTGAAGCCCTCAAGGCGACAACCCGCGATATTCCGGATTACGACGAACTAATGACCATGCGGCTGGGTGAACTGGATAAAGCCGGTCTGGGACTGAACGAAATTCAGGAAGTTATTGCAACCCTGAGCCCGCTGCCGGGCGCGGCTGAATTCCTCAACTGGTTGCGCGAGCGTTTTCAGGTGGTAATTTTGTCGGATACCTTTTATGAGTTTGCTGGCCCGCTGATGGCGCAGTTGGGCTATCCAACTCTGTTATGCCACAAGCTGACCGTTGACGATTCCGGCAAAGTGGTTGACTACAATCTGCGCCAGGCGAACCCCAAGCGCCAGGCGATCTGCGCTTTTAAAACCATGTATTACCGCACAATCGCTGCTGGAGATTCTTACAACGATACCACGATGTTGTCTGAGGCCGATGCCGGCATTTTGTTCAGCGCACCGCAGAACGTGATCGATGAGTTCCCTCAGTTCCCAGCAGTGCATACCTACGAAGATCTGAAGCAGGCCTTCGTTAACGCCAGCATACGTAAGCTCGAGGTTTAA
- a CDS encoding nitrite reductase/ring-hydroxylating ferredoxin subunit has product MAFVPLEKLSRLHDGYQKAVTVGRHNLLLLQVDGNTYLIENRCPHMDVPLSQGVQVPGGLIRCRAHGIEFNLETGKALGPLANQLDSLKKFTLVYDGDQVGIEM; this is encoded by the coding sequence ATGGCCTTCGTTCCCCTGGAGAAACTGAGTCGCTTGCACGATGGCTATCAGAAGGCTGTTACTGTTGGACGTCACAACCTATTGCTTCTCCAGGTGGACGGAAACACTTATCTCATAGAAAACCGCTGCCCCCATATGGATGTGCCCCTTAGCCAGGGTGTACAGGTTCCCGGTGGTTTAATACGTTGTCGCGCCCACGGGATAGAATTTAACCTGGAAACCGGCAAAGCACTAGGACCCTTGGCTAACCAGCTGGATAGCCTGAAAAAATTTACCTTGGTGTACGACGGTGATCAGGTAGGTATTGAAATGTGA
- a CDS encoding putative GNAT family N-acyltransferase: MSEEIPNIFVTEVQWALEHQRIMGIREAVFIQEQQVPEEEELDDQDALPATRHFLLTAGDRAIGYARLQLNGQIGRMAIVRDARKSGYGARLLAEVMRAALQELRDDIFLHAQEHAIPFYQKMGFETDGDVFYEAGISHKMMRLALSRETLEKIYNDNVYRLNNAAGFVFHMAQMARCASRKIAIYCNELEPTVWAQELLVDAISSFARNEINSTVKILIADSRGLQSGSHPLVRLCQRLSSSIEIRVLNEDAEAPKHAFFTADSRQLVLFNDETTYQGFANYIAPAESQHELDTFDRLWDYGSAQDPNLAQIVL; this comes from the coding sequence ATGAGTGAAGAGATACCAAATATTTTCGTGACCGAGGTGCAATGGGCTCTTGAACACCAACGCATTATGGGAATACGTGAAGCGGTATTTATTCAAGAGCAACAGGTTCCCGAAGAAGAAGAACTCGATGATCAAGACGCTCTACCAGCGACGCGACACTTTTTACTGACTGCCGGTGACCGAGCAATCGGCTATGCACGCTTACAACTCAATGGTCAAATTGGGCGCATGGCCATTGTGAGAGACGCTCGTAAAAGTGGTTACGGTGCACGGTTACTAGCGGAAGTTATGCGAGCAGCTTTGCAGGAATTACGAGACGATATCTTTTTGCACGCCCAAGAACACGCCATTCCCTTTTACCAAAAAATGGGGTTTGAAACCGATGGTGACGTATTCTACGAAGCTGGAATATCGCACAAGATGATGCGTTTGGCTCTCAGCCGTGAAACGCTTGAAAAAATTTATAATGATAATGTCTACCGCCTCAACAATGCGGCCGGGTTCGTTTTTCACATGGCACAAATGGCACGCTGTGCGAGCCGCAAAATTGCTATTTATTGCAATGAATTGGAACCGACCGTGTGGGCTCAGGAACTACTGGTGGACGCAATATCTTCCTTCGCGCGAAACGAAATCAACTCAACGGTAAAAATCCTGATAGCAGACAGCCGAGGTCTACAGAGCGGTAGTCACCCTCTGGTACGACTTTGCCAACGACTGAGCTCCAGCATTGAAATTCGTGTACTCAACGAGGATGCAGAAGCCCCCAAACACGCCTTTTTCACGGCGGATAGTAGGCAACTGGTTTTATTTAACGACGAGACTACTTATCAGGGCTTCGCCAACTATATCGCCCCCGCCGAAAGTCAGCATGAACTGGATACCTTCGACAGACTCTGGGATTACGGCAGCGCACAAGACCCAAATCTCGCTCAAATTGTTTTGTGA
- a CDS encoding 50S ribosomal protein L16 3-hydroxylase: protein MQPSHPFRRLSHIGDMPVETFVRDYWQKKPLLVRNALPNFKSPVTADELAGYAVDDDVVSRLVVENPSNNEWSVHHGPIPEESFADLPASHWSLLVQHADLLDPEINALLDAFRFIPSWRLDDIMVSYATDQGGVGPHFDYYDVFLLQAEGKRRWRIGQSCSHESPLVPGVDMRILRDFETEHDWVVEPGDLLYIPPNVAHWGQAEGECITYSIGFRAPSYAEILLDFSEEMAAITNGDMRYSDADLQVQRLAGEISLASINKLHAIISRYTDNKTALATWFGQYMTQLNPGGAQHFEEPDQQISALALETQACALSPFARCAFFEATDICLLFINGHKWHCSRKLAIMLSNYEAIEWRDLDKKDQYVLKHLADEGLMVTANE from the coding sequence ATGCAACCTTCCCACCCCTTTCGCCGCCTTAGCCATATCGGCGATATGCCAGTAGAAACCTTCGTACGAGATTACTGGCAGAAAAAGCCCCTGTTAGTTCGCAATGCGCTACCCAACTTCAAGTCACCTGTGACTGCCGACGAATTGGCCGGCTACGCCGTTGATGACGATGTGGTATCCCGCCTCGTGGTGGAAAACCCGAGCAATAACGAATGGTCGGTACACCATGGCCCGATACCCGAGGAAAGTTTCGCCGATTTGCCCGCAAGCCACTGGTCGCTGCTGGTACAACATGCTGATTTGCTCGATCCGGAAATAAACGCCCTATTGGATGCGTTTCGGTTCATCCCCAGTTGGCGGCTCGACGACATCATGGTGAGCTACGCAACCGATCAGGGCGGCGTAGGCCCGCACTTCGATTACTACGATGTATTTTTATTGCAGGCCGAAGGCAAGCGCCGTTGGCGCATAGGGCAAAGCTGCAGCCACGAAAGTCCACTGGTACCCGGAGTGGATATGCGCATTTTGCGCGATTTTGAAACCGAACACGATTGGGTCGTCGAACCCGGAGATTTACTGTACATCCCGCCAAATGTCGCCCATTGGGGACAGGCCGAAGGTGAGTGTATCACCTACTCTATTGGTTTCCGTGCACCCAGCTATGCCGAAATATTGTTGGATTTCTCTGAAGAAATGGCAGCCATAACCAACGGCGATATGCGTTACAGCGACGCCGATTTGCAAGTGCAACGCCTGGCCGGCGAAATATCTCTGGCGAGTATTAACAAGCTCCATGCCATAATCAGTCGCTATACCGACAATAAAACCGCGTTGGCAACTTGGTTTGGCCAATACATGACGCAACTCAACCCGGGTGGCGCACAGCATTTTGAAGAGCCGGATCAGCAGATTTCCGCGCTTGCTCTGGAAACCCAAGCCTGTGCTTTATCGCCTTTCGCGCGCTGCGCTTTTTTTGAAGCCACCGATATTTGTCTGCTGTTTATCAACGGGCACAAATGGCATTGCAGTCGTAAACTCGCAATCATGTTAAGTAACTACGAAGCCATAGAATGGCGCGATTTAGATAAAAAAGACCAATATGTTTTAAAACATCTGGCTGACGAAGGGTTAATGGTCACAGCTAATGAGTGA
- a CDS encoding adenylosuccinate lyase has translation MDLSALTAVSPIDGRYASKTDALREMFSEYGLIRCRVEVEVRWLQRLAEHPEIPEIQNLSETAQSLLNDLVNNFSVSDAQVIKDIERTTNHDVKAVEYFIKDKFKGNDELEAVSEFVHFACTSEDINNLSHALMLKGGRDTVLLPILDEIIASISTLAEEYAAVPMLSRTHGQTASPTTVGKELANVAFRMKRQRAQIAAVPLLGKINGAVGNYNAHLSAYPQIDWQSNAKTFVESLGLAWNAYTTQIEPHDYMAELFDAISRFNTILLDFDRDVWGYISLGYFKQKAIAGEVGSSTMPHKVNPIDFENSEGNLGIANAVFGHLAAKLPISRWQRDLTDSTVLRNMGVGFGYSLIAYSSTLKGISKLQINEQALAADLDSSWEVLAEPIQTVMRRYAIEGAYEKLKELTRGQAINEAAMQSFVDRLDIPLQAKADLKALTPASYIGNAIAQAKAIKDA, from the coding sequence ATGGACCTTTCAGCACTCACCGCGGTTTCCCCTATCGACGGCCGTTATGCCTCTAAAACCGATGCGCTTCGCGAAATGTTTAGCGAGTATGGTTTGATTCGCTGTCGCGTGGAAGTGGAAGTGCGTTGGTTGCAGCGTTTGGCGGAACACCCGGAAATTCCTGAAATACAAAATCTAAGTGAGACAGCACAAAGCTTACTAAACGATCTGGTAAATAATTTCAGCGTCTCCGACGCCCAGGTAATTAAGGATATTGAGCGCACCACCAATCACGATGTCAAAGCCGTTGAATATTTCATCAAAGACAAATTTAAAGGTAATGACGAATTAGAAGCTGTGAGTGAATTTGTGCATTTCGCATGCACCTCTGAAGATATCAACAACCTCTCCCACGCTCTAATGCTCAAAGGCGGTAGAGATACTGTGCTACTCCCTATACTGGACGAAATAATCGCCAGCATTAGCACACTGGCGGAAGAATATGCTGCTGTTCCCATGCTGTCACGTACCCACGGGCAAACAGCATCACCAACCACTGTTGGAAAGGAGCTCGCCAATGTGGCCTTCCGTATGAAACGCCAGCGCGCTCAAATTGCAGCGGTACCACTGCTGGGAAAAATTAACGGGGCCGTGGGCAACTACAATGCGCACCTCTCGGCGTACCCTCAAATCGATTGGCAAAGCAATGCCAAAACCTTTGTGGAGAGCCTGGGTTTAGCTTGGAACGCTTACACCACACAAATCGAACCCCACGATTACATGGCAGAGCTGTTCGATGCCATTTCGCGCTTCAACACCATTTTGTTGGATTTTGATCGCGATGTGTGGGGTTACATCTCCTTGGGATACTTCAAGCAAAAAGCCATTGCGGGTGAAGTGGGTTCTTCGACCATGCCTCACAAAGTGAACCCTATAGATTTTGAAAATTCTGAGGGCAATTTAGGTATTGCCAACGCGGTTTTTGGCCATCTCGCCGCGAAGCTCCCGATCTCCCGCTGGCAGCGCGACCTCACCGATTCTACCGTGCTGCGTAACATGGGCGTCGGTTTTGGTTATAGCTTGATTGCCTACAGCTCAACGCTTAAAGGAATCAGCAAATTACAAATCAACGAACAAGCATTGGCTGCCGACTTGGATAGCAGTTGGGAAGTTTTGGCCGAACCCATTCAAACAGTCATGCGTCGCTATGCCATTGAGGGCGCTTATGAAAAACTCAAAGAGCTCACCCGTGGTCAAGCCATCAACGAGGCCGCCATGCAAAGCTTTGTCGATCGCCTCGATATTCCACTACAGGCCAAAGCCGATTTGAAGGCACTCACTCCAGCGAGCTATATTGGTAATGCTATCGCCCAGGCCAAAGCGATCAAAGATGCCTGA
- a CDS encoding high frequency lysogenization protein, producing the protein MQKSWQNIAISLAGMVQCARQVEELAKTGYLKTDQFETAVKSLINTNPESAADVFGGLSGLRDGLLHLKDILNDHRDPEHSDTLRYILGAVVLQKRLARRKDMLYIISNRLEKVSQQVDHFGFTHDNVVTNIADIYTDTLSKFPYRIQVTGEFNYLQQERVAAQIRTLLFAAIRAAMLWRQAGGTRWHMLFYRSKMLAATEELLNQLN; encoded by the coding sequence TTGCAGAAATCCTGGCAAAACATTGCCATTTCACTGGCTGGCATGGTGCAGTGCGCCCGACAGGTAGAAGAACTCGCAAAAACCGGGTATCTAAAAACTGATCAATTCGAAACAGCGGTAAAAAGCCTGATCAATACCAACCCAGAATCTGCGGCAGATGTTTTTGGTGGTCTCAGTGGGCTTCGCGACGGTCTTTTGCACCTCAAAGATATTCTCAACGATCATCGCGACCCAGAACACAGCGACACTCTTCGCTATATTCTAGGTGCCGTGGTACTGCAGAAGCGCCTCGCCCGCCGTAAAGATATGCTCTACATTATTTCCAACCGATTGGAAAAGGTAAGCCAACAGGTAGATCATTTCGGTTTTACCCACGACAATGTGGTTACCAATATTGCAGATATTTACACAGATACTCTGAGTAAGTTTCCTTATCGAATACAAGTAACGGGCGAGTTCAACTACCTGCAGCAAGAACGCGTTGCAGCGCAGATCCGTACCCTGTTATTTGCAGCTATTCGCGCTGCCATGCTTTGGCGACAGGCAGGTGGCACGCGCTGGCACATGTTGTTTTATCGCTCCAAAATGCTGGCAGCCACCGAAGAGCTGCTAAATCAGCTTAATTAA